In a genomic window of Pelotomaculum thermopropionicum SI:
- the MurG gene encoding UDP-N-acetylglucosamine:LPS N-acetylglucosamine transferase, with the protein MRSAEALKKAAGILYPEAEVDILDTFRYASPFLEKVVVGTYMEILKMSPVVYGYLYRQAERGQPLSGRGKMEFNRILSILTAPRLENYINKFRPEAIICTHPFPLGVISFMKKRGAYRGPLHAVITDFTVHSFWIFPEVDRYFVGAEPLTKQCEEFGIGPERVSATGIPIDPAFNATYDKHELKKQLGLDPVMPVALIMGGGLGMGPLASAVKNLGKNISGLQLIVVAGTNKALQEKLLKMTPELALNVKIFGFVDNIHHLMAVADLMVGKAGGLTCAEALAMGLPLFIVDPLPGQEERNAEFITAAGAGIKVDGGKLAETVRFYFENTDKLQEMTRAAAALGKPSAAFDVWVRLNDS; encoded by the coding sequence ATGCGCTCTGCGGAGGCGCTTAAAAAAGCAGCCGGCATCCTTTACCCGGAGGCCGAGGTAGACATCCTGGACACCTTTCGCTATGCCAGCCCGTTTCTGGAAAAAGTGGTGGTAGGCACTTACATGGAAATACTTAAGATGAGCCCGGTAGTTTACGGTTATCTCTACCGCCAGGCCGAGCGCGGCCAGCCTCTGTCCGGAAGGGGTAAAATGGAATTTAACAGGATATTGAGCATACTGACCGCACCGAGGCTCGAAAATTACATTAATAAATTCCGCCCCGAAGCAATAATTTGCACCCACCCTTTTCCGCTGGGAGTTATATCTTTTATGAAAAAGAGGGGGGCTTACCGGGGGCCTCTTCATGCCGTTATCACGGACTTTACCGTTCACTCTTTCTGGATTTTTCCGGAGGTTGACCGTTACTTTGTCGGGGCGGAACCTTTAACCAAACAGTGTGAAGAATTCGGGATCGGGCCGGAACGCGTAAGCGCTACCGGAATACCTATTGACCCTGCTTTCAATGCCACATACGATAAGCATGAACTGAAGAAGCAGCTTGGGCTCGACCCTGTTATGCCGGTGGCTTTGATCATGGGCGGAGGGCTTGGAATGGGCCCCCTCGCCTCGGCGGTAAAAAATCTGGGTAAGAACATAAGCGGCTTGCAGCTTATTGTTGTGGCCGGAACCAATAAAGCGCTCCAGGAAAAACTGCTCAAAATGACTCCTGAGCTGGCATTAAACGTGAAAATTTTCGGTTTTGTTGATAACATTCATCACCTGATGGCAGTTGCCGACTTAATGGTGGGCAAGGCCGGGGGGCTGACCTGTGCCGAGGCCCTGGCCATGGGGCTGCCCTTGTTTATAGTAGATCCGCTGCCCGGCCAGGAGGAAAGAAATGCCGAATTCATCACCGCCGCAGGGGCGGGCATAAAGGTTGACGGTGGAAAACTGGCTGAAACGGTGCGGTTTTACTTCGAAAATACGGACAAGCTGCAGGAGATGACCAGGGCTGCAGCAGCACTGGGCAAACCCAGCGCAGCCTTCGACGTATGGGTCAGGCTTAATGATTCTTAA
- a CDS encoding hypothetical protein (DUF150, uncharacterised BCR, YhbC family COG0779), producing MAREKVLELVKRVTLPVVQEAGLELVDVEYAKEGGRYYLRIFIDKPGGVRIEDCQHVSEKIDRLLDELDPIPQSYFLEVSSPGIDRPLKKAGDYIRFAGRLARVKTFSPVEGRRKFTGRIVGMHGEDVVMQVEGKEMSIPFKQIASARLEVEF from the coding sequence TTGGCCAGGGAAAAAGTTCTGGAACTAGTTAAAAGAGTGACGCTACCTGTCGTTCAGGAAGCAGGCCTGGAACTTGTTGACGTTGAGTATGCGAAAGAAGGCGGCCGGTACTACCTCCGCATTTTTATAGATAAGCCCGGCGGTGTCAGGATTGAGGACTGCCAGCATGTATCTGAAAAAATTGACAGGTTGCTGGATGAACTGGATCCAATTCCACAGTCGTATTTTCTCGAAGTATCATCGCCCGGGATCGACAGGCCCCTGAAAAAGGCCGGTGACTACATCCGTTTTGCCGGCAGGTTGGCTAGGGTCAAGACTTTTTCACCGGTGGAAGGCAGGAGGAAGTTTACCGGCCGCATTGTCGGAATGCACGGTGAAGACGTCGTGATGCAGGTAGAGGGGAAAGAAATGTCCATACCCTTTAAGCAGATTGCTTCGGCGCGGCTGGAAGTGGAATTTTAA
- the NusA gene encoding transcription elongation factor — MNTEFLEALKDLEREKGIAVDVLLEAIEAALLSAYKRNFGSLQNARVHIDRETGEFKVYTQRTVSEHVEDPRQEIDIKEARAINPNYAPGDIVESEVTPRDFGRIAAQTAKQVVVQRIREAERNIIYEEFANREGDIVTGIVQRVEQKNVYIELGKTEAILAPSEQIPGEEYRQGDRIKTYIVEVRKTTKGPQILVSRTHPGLLKRLLEMEVPELQEGIVELKGIAREAGARSKIAVYSKDENVDPVGACVGPKGMRVQNIVSELNGEKIDIIKWNPDPSKFVASSLSPAKVIAVEIWEEEKVARVIVPDYQLSLAIGKEGQNARLAAKLTGWKIDIKSETQMREIYPEEYNELFSDEYE; from the coding sequence ATGAACACCGAATTTTTGGAAGCCCTGAAGGACCTGGAAAGGGAGAAGGGCATAGCAGTCGATGTCCTGCTAGAAGCTATAGAAGCTGCTCTTCTCTCTGCTTACAAAAGGAATTTCGGGTCCCTCCAGAACGCCCGGGTCCACATAGATCGCGAAACCGGAGAATTTAAAGTTTACACCCAGCGGACGGTTAGTGAGCACGTTGAGGATCCCCGCCAGGAAATAGACATAAAAGAGGCAAGGGCGATAAATCCGAACTACGCGCCGGGGGACATTGTGGAAAGCGAGGTTACCCCTAGAGACTTTGGCCGCATAGCTGCCCAGACGGCCAAACAGGTTGTGGTACAGCGAATCAGGGAAGCGGAAAGAAATATTATCTATGAAGAGTTTGCCAACCGCGAAGGGGATATAGTAACCGGCATTGTCCAGCGGGTTGAACAGAAGAACGTGTACATCGAACTAGGAAAGACAGAAGCCATTTTGGCGCCTTCCGAACAGATTCCCGGTGAGGAATACCGTCAGGGGGACAGGATTAAGACTTACATTGTTGAAGTCAGAAAGACGACAAAGGGGCCCCAGATTTTGGTTTCCCGCACCCACCCCGGCCTTTTGAAAAGGCTTCTCGAGATGGAAGTCCCGGAGCTTCAGGAGGGTATTGTTGAGCTGAAGGGTATTGCCCGGGAGGCCGGGGCGCGATCGAAAATAGCCGTATATTCTAAGGATGAAAATGTTGATCCGGTTGGCGCCTGTGTAGGGCCGAAAGGAATGAGGGTACAAAATATTGTAAGCGAGTTAAACGGCGAAAAAATTGATATTATAAAGTGGAATCCGGATCCGTCCAAATTTGTGGCGAGTTCGCTAAGCCCCGCCAAAGTCATAGCGGTGGAAATATGGGAAGAGGAAAAAGTTGCCAGAGTAATAGTTCCGGATTATCAGCTTTCCCTGGCTATCGGCAAGGAGGGGCAGAACGCCCGCCTGGCGGCGAAACTTACCGGGTGGAAGATCGATATAAAGAGCGAGACGCAAATGAGGGAAATTTATCCTGAAGAATACAATGAACTTTTTAGCGATGAGTATGAATAG
- a CDS encoding predicted nucleic acid-binding protein (implicated in transcription termination): MPRVKKIPQRMCVGCQEMKPKRQLIRIVRTPEEKIEIDPTGKRSGRGAYICPEMECFNKAIKGKRLEKALQRPIAQEVLEALRQGLVK; encoded by the coding sequence GTGCCCAGGGTTAAGAAGATACCCCAGCGGATGTGCGTCGGGTGCCAGGAAATGAAGCCTAAAAGGCAGTTAATCAGGATAGTACGGACGCCCGAGGAAAAAATAGAGATTGATCCTACTGGAAAACGTTCCGGGCGCGGCGCTTATATCTGTCCCGAAATGGAGTGTTTTAATAAGGCAATTAAAGGAAAGCGCCTTGAAAAGGCGCTGCAAAGGCCGATAGCCCAGGAAGTGCTTGAAGCTCTTAGGCAGGGACTGGTGAAATAG
- the RPL8A gene encoding ribosomal protein HS6-type (S12/L30/L7a) — MWYRVIWQLKVRWIEAKLKLLVIAQNASERTRNKLIRLAGMKNVPMVFFGSKEELGRLIGKTERSSVAFTDKKMAEGILRALEGGGVNRTEIKPWR; from the coding sequence GTGTGGTATCGGGTGATATGGCAGTTAAAAGTGCGCTGGATAGAGGCAAAGTTAAAACTCCTGGTAATTGCGCAAAATGCTTCCGAACGGACGCGTAATAAACTGATCAGGCTTGCCGGCATGAAGAATGTTCCCATGGTATTTTTTGGCTCAAAAGAGGAGCTGGGCCGGCTGATCGGAAAGACTGAGCGCTCCTCGGTGGCTTTTACCGATAAAAAAATGGCTGAGGGTATTCTCAGGGCTTTGGAAGGGGGAGGGGTCAACCGTACAGAGATAAAACCCTGGAGGTGA